In Armatimonadota bacterium, a genomic segment contains:
- the wecB gene encoding UDP-N-acetylglucosamine 2-epimerase (non-hydrolyzing), with protein MSGCPLVVVQVIPLKIALVFGTRPEAVKLAPVYQELRKRSDRFNVEVIVTGQHREMLDQMLRVFDMFPDVDLDIMAPEQTLAQITTRALTQLQEVFAERAPDLVLVQGDTATCFAAALAAYYEKIAVGHIEAGLRTNDRYSPFPEEMYRRLTDQLSELHFPATHRSRHNLLGEGTSIDSIFVTGNTVVDALYTVMERGPGLEKTDLHWVKDIEGRVCLLTAHRRENLGVPLTRVFLAVKQLVETFSDLNVIFPVHKNPKVQRAAQEILGSSERVVLCEPVDYLTFVALMDRADIIITDSGGVQEEAPALGVPVLVVRETTERPEGVEAGVARLVGTQTEDIVAGVSQILRNPGEYRRMASIGCPYGDGRASARICDAIEYFFHLRDTRPAEFEWHPRNVEGGHQDDEAPEE; from the coding sequence ATGTCTGGCTGCCCTCTGGTTGTGGTCCAAGTGATCCCCCTGAAGATCGCGCTGGTATTCGGAACTCGCCCGGAAGCCGTGAAGCTCGCGCCTGTCTACCAGGAACTGCGCAAGCGCAGCGACCGCTTCAATGTCGAGGTCATCGTTACCGGCCAGCACCGTGAGATGCTGGACCAGATGCTGCGCGTCTTCGACATGTTCCCGGACGTTGATCTGGACATCATGGCGCCAGAGCAGACCCTGGCGCAGATCACCACGCGGGCACTCACCCAGCTTCAGGAGGTCTTCGCCGAACGAGCGCCGGACCTGGTGTTGGTTCAGGGCGATACCGCTACCTGTTTCGCAGCCGCCCTTGCAGCGTACTATGAGAAAATCGCAGTGGGCCACATCGAGGCCGGCCTGCGCACCAACGACCGCTACTCTCCCTTCCCCGAAGAGATGTACCGGCGCCTTACCGACCAGCTATCTGAACTGCATTTTCCGGCGACCCACCGCTCGCGCCACAATCTGCTGGGCGAGGGCACCAGCATCGACTCGATTTTCGTAACCGGGAACACCGTAGTCGATGCCCTCTACACGGTGATGGAGCGCGGCCCAGGCCTCGAGAAGACCGACCTGCACTGGGTCAAAGACATCGAGGGGCGCGTCTGCCTGCTCACGGCCCACCGTAGGGAAAACCTCGGGGTGCCACTGACTCGCGTCTTCCTTGCAGTGAAGCAGCTGGTGGAGACCTTCTCGGACCTCAACGTGATTTTCCCGGTCCACAAGAATCCCAAAGTGCAGCGGGCGGCCCAGGAGATCCTGGGGTCTTCGGAGCGAGTCGTCCTGTGTGAACCGGTGGATTACCTGACCTTCGTCGCACTAATGGACCGCGCGGATATCATCATCACGGACTCCGGTGGCGTGCAGGAGGAGGCGCCGGCGCTAGGAGTCCCGGTGCTGGTGGTGCGCGAGACCACAGAGCGCCCGGAGGGTGTCGAAGCCGGCGTGGCGCGGCTTGTGGGCACCCAGACCGAAGACATCGTGGCCGGTGTCAGCCAGATTCTGCGCAATCCCGGGGAGTACCGGCGGATGGCGTCGATCGGCTGTCCTTACGGTGATGGCAGGGCAAGCGCGCGGATCTGTGACGCCATCGAATACTTCTTCCACTTGCGCGATACCCGTCCCGCGGAGTTCGAGTGGCACCCTCGAAACGTCGAGGGCGGCCATCAGGACGA
- a CDS encoding undecaprenyl/decaprenyl-phosphate alpha-N-acetylglucosaminyl 1-phosphate transferase: protein MEPLISGLGALVLALVLTPLWIRIAPRLGAMDYPRGRHKHRQPTPTVGGIAIFLSAWAGVIAVTGWPLPHPLIGLLIASALLVCMNVYDDTRGLPPAGRLLVLIALGGVAYAWGVRIEGLTNFFGLFGESRWVQLGWWSAPLTIFWIVLITNAMNWLDGIDGLAAGVTGISALTLAIMAGFGPEIGPYPLIAIFASALFGSCAGFLRYNFAPARVFMGDTGAMFLGFTLACLSVMGAFKFPTAGTVILPVLVLGVPLFDSTTAIIKRLLRGKNPLVGDRNHIHHRLVDRGMSVPQAALVIYAFSGTLCLAALWLWSK, encoded by the coding sequence ATGGAGCCGCTTATCTCGGGCCTGGGGGCCCTGGTTCTTGCCCTTGTCCTCACTCCCCTGTGGATTCGCATCGCGCCTCGTCTGGGCGCTATGGATTATCCGCGGGGCAGGCATAAGCACAGACAGCCCACGCCGACAGTGGGCGGGATCGCTATTTTCCTGAGCGCCTGGGCGGGCGTGATCGCCGTCACCGGTTGGCCGCTCCCCCACCCACTGATCGGGCTGCTGATCGCTTCTGCGCTTCTTGTGTGCATGAACGTCTACGACGACACGCGAGGCCTGCCGCCAGCGGGTCGTCTTCTGGTGCTCATCGCGCTTGGCGGCGTAGCGTATGCCTGGGGAGTTCGCATCGAGGGGCTGACCAACTTCTTCGGTCTGTTCGGCGAATCCCGGTGGGTGCAACTCGGCTGGTGGTCAGCGCCACTTACGATCTTCTGGATCGTGCTCATCACGAACGCGATGAACTGGCTGGATGGTATTGATGGCCTCGCAGCCGGTGTCACCGGCATATCGGCCCTGACCCTGGCGATTATGGCCGGCTTCGGCCCCGAGATTGGCCCGTATCCGCTGATCGCGATCTTTGCGTCGGCGCTGTTCGGCTCTTGCGCCGGCTTCTTGCGCTACAACTTCGCCCCGGCACGGGTATTCATGGGCGACACGGGCGCGATGTTCCTGGGCTTCACGCTGGCCTGCCTGTCGGTCATGGGCGCGTTCAAGTTCCCCACCGCTGGGACTGTCATTCTTCCGGTGCTGGTGCTGGGTGTGCCGTTGTTCGATTCCACCACGGCGATCATCAAGCGGCTGCTCAGGGGCAAGAACCCGCTGGTCGGCGACCGCAACCACATCCACCATCGGCTCGTGGATCGTGGCATGAGCGTGCCCCAGGCGGCCCTGGTGATCTACGCATTCTCGGGCACTCTATGTCTGGCTGCCCTCTGGTTGTGGTCCAAGTGA
- a CDS encoding cytidine deaminase, with the protein MSEQTPDARPDWDDYFMQICHVVATRSTCLRRKVGAILVRDRRILTTGYNGPPKKLPHCAELGGCYREKLGIPSGQRVELCRAVHAEQNAIAQAAVHGVDLDGDITCYCTTQPCVTCAKMLVNANVKRIVYEGDYPDELALEIFKAAGVELCRRPGPSEDDE; encoded by the coding sequence ATGAGCGAACAGACCCCTGATGCCCGTCCCGACTGGGACGACTATTTCATGCAGATCTGCCACGTGGTGGCCACTCGGTCCACATGCCTTCGCCGGAAAGTGGGGGCGATCCTGGTCAGGGATCGGCGGATCCTGACAACCGGCTACAACGGCCCGCCAAAGAAGCTGCCACACTGCGCGGAACTCGGAGGATGCTACAGGGAGAAACTTGGCATCCCAAGCGGGCAGCGTGTCGAACTTTGCCGGGCAGTGCATGCCGAGCAGAACGCCATCGCCCAGGCAGCGGTGCACGGGGTCGACCTCGATGGCGATATCACCTGCTACTGCACCACCCAGCCCTGCGTGACATGCGCAAAAATGCTGGTGAATGCAAACGTGAAGCGCATCGTCTACGAGGGTGATTATCCGGACGAACTGGCGCTGGAGATATTCAAGGCTGCCGGGGTCGAGCTCTGCCGCCGCCCGGGGCCTTCGGAGGATGACGAGTAG
- the rpiB gene encoding ribose 5-phosphate isomerase B produces MKVAIASDHAGFDLKQFVVKLLSEQAEIDEVQDLGTDSHASCDYPDFAIAVARSVASGSADWGILICGTGVGMSVAANKIPGIVAALCADCYTARMAREHNDANILCMGGRVIGPGVAEDIVLSFMHAEPIVGQERYTRRREKVSRLDTRPATDQT; encoded by the coding sequence CTGAAAGTTGCGATTGCTTCCGACCATGCTGGCTTTGACCTCAAGCAGTTCGTGGTCAAGCTCCTGTCCGAACAGGCAGAAATCGACGAAGTGCAGGATCTTGGTACTGATTCCCACGCAAGCTGCGATTATCCCGACTTCGCCATAGCCGTCGCCAGGTCCGTCGCGTCGGGCAGCGCCGACTGGGGCATACTCATCTGCGGCACCGGTGTGGGCATGTCCGTGGCAGCAAACAAGATTCCGGGGATCGTCGCGGCTCTGTGTGCCGACTGCTATACGGCCCGCATGGCTCGGGAGCACAATGACGCCAATATCCTGTGCATGGGCGGGCGTGTCATCGGCCCTGGTGTCGCAGAGGATATCGTGCTCAGCTTCATGCACGCGGAACCAATTGTAGGTCAGGAGCGCTATACTCGCAGGCGGGAGAAGGTAAGCCGGCTGGACACCCGCCCCGCCACCGACCAGACATGA
- a CDS encoding GAF domain-containing protein, with the protein MPEDVLPPDEPQSLRKELERYRLVVTELQSKIRALEEDLSTASTMAEMPAVVVTQPELRKTLSRLISKVAMIVQAEKVMVLLYQAEAGELVVLPPTLGITEEQASELRISPDQGISGLVFRSGESAIYNDALNDPRTLDAEVSLLRIHNGIAVPLIIKQRDEEERVVDERVIGVMHVFNKRYDQDFNEDDVRLLEMLSDQAAAIISNAQLYIELTEVKEQLESTFESIHSGVIVVSIAGKLRLINKAACDMLHIPHQEYQARPIDEVIPLESVRVFLHEALQARQEMSREISDEEGHRIYKAEATLMGGDNGEVANIVAIFTDITEIRQVERMKTAFVSTVSHELRTPLTSIKGFTATLLDDPNGDLYDSETRYEFYTIIDQECDRLTRLISDLLNVSRIESGRALDMQISEVSIHQVVARVVRTQQQGTTRHRLVNEVPEDFVLIEADEDKVYQILDNLLGNAVKYSPDGGTITVSAEDEGDTIRIDVKDPGLGIPERHRESIFERFHMVDDDVDHKAVKGTGIGLYLVRHLARAHGGEVWLSWTEVGKGSQFSVRLPKVPKTESA; encoded by the coding sequence ATGCCAGAGGACGTCCTGCCTCCCGACGAGCCTCAGAGCCTGCGAAAAGAGCTTGAGCGATACCGTCTGGTAGTCACCGAGCTTCAGAGCAAGATACGCGCCCTCGAAGAGGATCTGAGCACTGCAAGCACCATGGCCGAAATGCCGGCCGTGGTGGTGACTCAGCCTGAGCTGCGCAAGACCCTTTCGCGACTCATCAGCAAGGTCGCGATGATCGTGCAGGCTGAGAAAGTCATGGTGCTCCTGTACCAAGCCGAGGCCGGGGAACTGGTCGTCTTGCCCCCCACCCTGGGCATCACCGAGGAACAAGCCAGCGAACTGCGGATCAGCCCTGACCAGGGCATCAGCGGCCTCGTATTCCGTTCAGGTGAGAGCGCGATCTACAATGACGCGCTCAACGATCCTCGCACCCTCGACGCAGAAGTCTCCCTCCTGCGCATTCACAACGGCATCGCCGTCCCGCTTATCATCAAGCAGCGCGACGAAGAGGAGCGCGTTGTTGACGAGCGCGTGATCGGCGTCATGCACGTGTTCAATAAGCGCTATGACCAGGATTTCAATGAGGATGACGTCCGGCTCCTGGAGATGTTGTCAGACCAGGCTGCCGCAATCATCTCCAACGCCCAGCTCTACATCGAGCTCACTGAGGTCAAGGAGCAGCTCGAGAGCACCTTCGAAAGCATCCATTCGGGGGTCATTGTGGTCAGCATCGCGGGGAAACTGCGGCTGATCAACAAGGCCGCCTGTGACATGCTGCACATCCCGCACCAGGAATACCAGGCCCGCCCCATCGATGAGGTCATTCCTCTCGAATCGGTGCGAGTGTTCCTGCACGAGGCGCTTCAGGCACGGCAGGAGATGAGCCGGGAGATCAGCGACGAAGAGGGCCATCGCATCTACAAGGCAGAAGCCACCCTGATGGGCGGCGACAACGGCGAAGTTGCGAATATCGTGGCGATCTTCACGGACATCACCGAGATTCGCCAGGTGGAGCGCATGAAGACGGCCTTCGTCTCCACCGTCTCCCACGAACTGCGCACGCCGCTCACATCCATCAAGGGCTTCACCGCCACCCTCCTGGACGACCCCAACGGCGACCTGTACGACAGTGAGACCCGATACGAGTTCTACACGATTATCGACCAGGAGTGCGATCGTCTGACCCGGCTGATCAGCGACCTGCTCAACGTCTCGCGGATCGAGTCGGGGCGCGCGCTGGACATGCAGATCAGCGAAGTCAGTATCCATCAGGTTGTGGCCCGTGTTGTGCGCACCCAGCAGCAGGGCACAACGCGTCACCGGCTGGTCAACGAAGTGCCCGAGGATTTCGTTCTCATCGAAGCCGACGAGGACAAGGTCTATCAGATCCTGGACAACCTCCTGGGCAACGCAGTGAAATACTCGCCGGATGGAGGCACGATCACCGTTTCCGCCGAGGACGAGGGCGACACGATCCGCATCGATGTCAAGGACCCGGGTCTGGGGATCCCGGAGCGCCACCGAGAGAGCATCTTCGAGCGGTTCCACATGGTGGACGACGACGTGGACCACAAAGCGGTCAAGGGCACGGGCATTGGCCTGTACCTGGTTCGCCACCTTGCGAGAGCCCACGGTGGCGAAGTCTGGTTGAGCTGGACGGAAGTGGGAAAGGGCTCACAGTTCTCCGTGCGTCTGCCCAAGGTCCCCAAGACGGAGTCGGCCTAG
- a CDS encoding peroxiredoxin — MPLIGDRAPSFTAPTTQGTINFPDDYKGKWVILFSHPADFTPVCTTEFMTFGSMQDEFAARNCQLIGLSIDGVYSHIAWLRTIQEKVEWNGMKGLAITFPVIADPMGNVAKQFGMLQPGASGTEAVRAVFIIDPNGIVKAILYYPLTNGRNMDEIMRLLISLQTSAKHGVATPANWQPGDDVIIPPPGSCGGAAERMKQGEAGEIKCLDWFLCFKKLEEN, encoded by the coding sequence ATTCCGCTGATCGGTGACCGCGCACCCTCCTTCACTGCCCCAACGACCCAGGGGACCATCAACTTCCCCGATGACTACAAAGGCAAGTGGGTCATTCTGTTCAGCCATCCGGCCGATTTCACCCCCGTCTGCACCACGGAGTTCATGACTTTCGGCTCCATGCAGGACGAGTTCGCCGCCCGCAACTGCCAGCTCATCGGTCTGTCCATTGACGGCGTTTACAGCCACATCGCCTGGCTGCGCACGATCCAGGAAAAAGTGGAGTGGAATGGCATGAAAGGCTTGGCCATCACCTTCCCCGTCATCGCGGACCCAATGGGCAACGTCGCCAAGCAGTTCGGGATGCTTCAGCCGGGCGCCAGCGGCACTGAAGCCGTGCGCGCAGTGTTCATCATCGACCCGAATGGCATCGTGAAGGCGATCCTGTACTATCCGCTAACAAATGGGCGGAATATGGATGAGATCATGCGCCTGCTGATCTCCCTGCAGACGAGTGCGAAACACGGTGTAGCAACTCCCGCCAACTGGCAGCCTGGCGACGACGTGATCATCCCGCCTCCGGGCAGCTGCGGCGGCGCGGCTGAGCGGATGAAACAGGGCGAAGCCGGGGAGATCAAGTGCCTGGACTGGTTCCTGTGCTTCAAGAAGCTTGAGGAAAACTAA
- a CDS encoding ammonium transporter, giving the protein MILMTICVVAVAAVLALLSRWEPAVAAAQDAELNGADTVWVSLSAALVMLMTPALGFFYGGLVRQKNLVSTLVQCVAIFAVATAVWVLWAYSLAFGSSVGGLIGNLKYAFLRGVGMSPDTDYAATIPSLSYCFFQMKFAAITPALIIGAFAERVRFKSLLAFIVVWATVVYAPVAHWVWGVGGWLRELGALDFAGGTVVHVVAGSSALAGALVIGRRYLNGDGHSGPCNVPYVILGASLLWFGWFGFNAGSALAINGLAVSAMFTTNVAAAFATLSWMVVDWYLKGKPSASGAAIGAVCGLVAITPAAGFVDVSAAMAIGLVAGLVCNMTVILIKRTTLDDTLDVFACHGVGGIWGAIATGIFASTVINPAGADGLLHGNPMQVVIQAAAVLAAGAWGFGGSWVVLKVLDAVMGLRVTPEEEELGLDVSQHGEAAYTLQFD; this is encoded by the coding sequence ATGATTCTGATGACGATATGCGTGGTTGCGGTGGCGGCGGTTCTGGCGCTTCTGAGCCGTTGGGAACCGGCGGTCGCGGCGGCGCAGGACGCTGAGCTGAACGGGGCAGACACCGTCTGGGTGTCTCTTTCCGCGGCGCTGGTCATGCTGATGACCCCGGCGCTTGGGTTCTTCTACGGCGGCCTGGTGCGGCAGAAGAATCTGGTCTCAACGTTGGTGCAGTGCGTGGCCATCTTCGCAGTCGCCACGGCGGTGTGGGTCCTGTGGGCATACTCGCTTGCCTTTGGAAGCAGCGTGGGAGGGCTCATTGGGAACCTGAAGTACGCCTTCCTGCGGGGCGTGGGGATGTCCCCCGATACCGACTATGCCGCTACCATCCCGAGTCTGTCTTACTGCTTCTTCCAGATGAAGTTCGCGGCAATCACACCCGCGCTCATCATCGGTGCTTTCGCGGAACGCGTGCGCTTCAAATCGCTGCTGGCATTCATCGTGGTCTGGGCGACGGTGGTCTACGCCCCGGTTGCACACTGGGTCTGGGGGGTGGGAGGGTGGCTGCGGGAACTGGGCGCTCTGGATTTCGCAGGCGGCACCGTAGTCCATGTGGTTGCAGGCAGCTCGGCCCTTGCCGGGGCGCTGGTCATTGGCCGGCGCTATCTCAATGGTGACGGGCACAGCGGGCCCTGCAACGTGCCTTACGTGATCCTGGGCGCTTCGCTGCTGTGGTTCGGCTGGTTCGGGTTCAACGCAGGCAGCGCTCTGGCGATCAACGGCCTTGCGGTCAGCGCGATGTTCACGACCAATGTCGCGGCGGCTTTCGCGACACTGAGCTGGATGGTGGTGGACTGGTATCTCAAGGGCAAACCAAGTGCCAGTGGAGCGGCGATTGGCGCGGTCTGCGGCCTCGTGGCGATCACTCCGGCAGCGGGCTTCGTGGATGTGTCGGCGGCGATGGCCATCGGGCTGGTTGCAGGGTTGGTGTGCAACATGACCGTCATTCTGATCAAACGCACCACGCTTGACGACACCCTGGATGTTTTCGCCTGCCACGGCGTGGGCGGTATCTGGGGAGCGATAGCAACGGGTATCTTCGCGAGCACCGTGATCAACCCGGCGGGAGCCGACGGTCTGCTGCATGGCAATCCGATGCAGGTGGTCATCCAGGCAGCCGCTGTTCTCGCTGCGGGAGCGTGGGGTTTCGGCGGATCATGGGTGGTGCTCAAGGTCCTGGATGCGGTGATGGGCTTGCGTGTTACACCGGAGGAAGAGGAACTGGGCCTCGATGTCAGCCAGCATGGCGAGGCCGCATACACGCTGCAGTTTGACTGA
- a CDS encoding aldo/keto reductase — MEYRQLGRSGMRVSKLCLGTMNFGVSTDEAEAARIIDVGIEGGVNFIDTADVYARGVSEEITGRAIAANGQRDNIVLATKGVATMGKGTNDRGASRYHLTRAVEASLRRLQTDRIDLYYLHITDIDTPIDETLDTLDILVRQGKILYCACSKWPVTLIMEALWLADKHGWPRIIAEQPAYNLSDRRVERDLVWTAMRHGIGLVPFGPLAGGVLSGVYRKGQPAPEGHKFKEVGQKDGHNRYTEESLDLVEALIPLAEAKGISLAEFSLAWLMHRPGVTAPICGPRTVEHMQSALRACEVVLEPDDMAQVDEIIAPGANVTNYCTLHERMCRAVNKPEKLAPF, encoded by the coding sequence ATGGAGTATCGCCAATTGGGACGCAGTGGGATGCGGGTGTCCAAGCTCTGTCTGGGCACCATGAACTTTGGGGTGAGCACAGACGAGGCGGAGGCTGCCCGCATCATCGACGTGGGCATCGAAGGCGGCGTCAACTTTATCGACACCGCCGACGTGTACGCCCGCGGGGTATCCGAAGAGATCACCGGGAGGGCCATCGCAGCCAACGGACAGCGGGACAACATTGTCCTGGCAACCAAAGGCGTCGCCACCATGGGCAAGGGCACCAATGATCGCGGGGCCAGCCGCTACCATCTCACTCGCGCTGTCGAAGCCAGCCTGCGCCGCCTGCAGACCGACCGCATCGACCTGTATTACCTGCACATTACCGACATCGACACGCCCATTGACGAGACCCTGGATACCCTCGACATCCTGGTCCGGCAGGGCAAGATCCTCTACTGCGCGTGCTCGAAATGGCCCGTGACGCTGATCATGGAAGCCCTCTGGCTCGCCGACAAGCACGGGTGGCCACGCATCATCGCCGAACAGCCCGCATACAACCTGAGTGACCGCCGGGTGGAACGCGACCTGGTCTGGACCGCGATGCGCCACGGGATCGGCCTCGTGCCCTTCGGCCCCCTGGCCGGCGGAGTACTCAGCGGCGTCTACCGCAAAGGCCAGCCCGCCCCGGAGGGCCACAAGTTCAAGGAAGTCGGCCAGAAGGATGGGCACAACCGCTACACCGAGGAGAGCCTGGACCTCGTGGAGGCGCTGATTCCTCTGGCTGAGGCGAAGGGCATCAGTCTCGCCGAGTTTTCCCTCGCCTGGCTCATGCACCGCCCGGGAGTTACCGCGCCTATCTGCGGCCCGCGCACAGTTGAGCACATGCAGTCCGCCCTCCGGGCATGCGAGGTAGTCCTCGAGCCCGATGACATGGCCCAGGTGGATGAGATTATCGCGCCGGGCGCGAACGTCACCAATTACTGCACCCTCCATGAGCGCATGTGCAGGGCCGTCAACAAGCCGGAGAAGCTCGCACCGTTCTAA
- a CDS encoding NAD(P)-dependent oxidoreductase has protein sequence MSRQIGLIGLGLVGKALVERLTGAGYSVLGYDINPQAREDAQARGAEIAPHAGAVAAAGGTILISLPDSDVVSEVLFAPDGIAKWIPAGSLVIDTTTGRPSDAVANAEALAKQSVRFIDCTLSGSSEDIAEGRATALVGDEDWNLNREVEPDYLPVVQAFAARVFCVGPVGAGCLGKLIVNLVMGLNRAALAEGLAFGLGAGLDGQTLLEVLAESAAYSRVLDMKGRRMVEGNYAPASRIVQHAKDVRLILDEGERAGVDLPLERVHAQLLESLIARGLGDLDNAALIEAYRPDQR, from the coding sequence ATGTCGCGGCAGATTGGACTGATCGGACTCGGGCTAGTGGGCAAGGCGCTGGTCGAGCGGCTGACCGGGGCGGGCTACAGCGTGCTCGGGTATGACATCAACCCGCAGGCGCGGGAGGATGCCCAGGCTCGGGGTGCCGAAATTGCGCCGCATGCCGGGGCGGTTGCGGCGGCAGGTGGAACGATCCTCATCAGTCTGCCGGATTCCGATGTCGTCAGCGAAGTCCTCTTCGCCCCGGATGGCATCGCAAAGTGGATCCCGGCAGGCTCTCTCGTCATCGACACTACTACCGGACGGCCCTCGGATGCCGTCGCCAACGCAGAAGCCCTCGCGAAGCAGAGCGTGCGTTTCATTGACTGCACCCTCTCAGGGTCCAGCGAAGACATCGCTGAAGGCCGGGCCACGGCACTGGTGGGAGACGAAGACTGGAACCTGAACCGGGAAGTGGAGCCCGACTATTTGCCCGTGGTCCAGGCGTTCGCCGCGAGAGTCTTCTGCGTCGGGCCTGTCGGAGCCGGATGCCTGGGCAAGCTCATCGTCAACCTTGTCATGGGCCTGAACCGTGCGGCGCTGGCGGAAGGCCTCGCATTCGGCCTCGGGGCGGGATTGGATGGGCAGACACTGCTGGAGGTGTTGGCCGAGAGCGCCGCGTACTCGCGGGTGCTGGACATGAAAGGCCGGCGCATGGTGGAGGGCAACTACGCGCCGGCCTCGCGCATCGTCCAGCACGCCAAGGATGTGCGCCTCATTCTCGATGAGGGCGAACGTGCCGGCGTGGACCTTCCCCTGGAGCGCGTCCATGCGCAGTTGCTCGAGAGCCTCATCGCCCGTGGCCTGGGGGACCTGGACAACGCGGCACTTATCGAGGCATACCGGCCAGACCAGCGCTGA
- a CDS encoding sugar isomerase domain-containing protein, which yields MLALDLLNSFRKCFDAIEKDQFALIDQSAEMIAESVMNGGAWHVHDTGHIIDRELIHRGGGLMLIRPFRWSFSVEDPVPACLRNRPPADPDYDVAKETVRLAVHASNLRAGDVITIGSVSGRSFPQIELALQCREIGCKVIVISSHNYSTQVEPKHPSGKRLFECADIFLDNLAPLGDGHMQVEGYDVPLFPLSGINAAMIMWMIAAGVVEKMNAKGAQPQIWKSANIDGGSERNRQVETEIVDRVGY from the coding sequence TTGCTGGCCCTGGATCTGCTCAACAGTTTCCGCAAGTGCTTTGACGCCATTGAGAAAGACCAGTTCGCGCTGATCGATCAGTCGGCGGAGATGATCGCCGAATCCGTAATGAACGGCGGCGCGTGGCATGTACATGACACCGGGCACATCATCGACCGCGAGCTGATACACCGTGGAGGCGGCCTGATGCTCATCCGTCCCTTCCGCTGGTCGTTTTCGGTGGAGGACCCAGTTCCGGCCTGTTTGCGCAACCGGCCGCCGGCGGATCCGGATTACGACGTGGCGAAGGAAACCGTGCGCCTGGCTGTGCATGCATCGAATCTTCGGGCCGGCGACGTCATCACCATCGGCTCTGTGAGCGGCCGATCATTCCCCCAGATCGAGCTTGCTCTGCAGTGCCGGGAGATCGGCTGCAAGGTGATCGTTATCTCGTCCCACAATTACTCGACCCAGGTGGAGCCGAAGCACCCGTCCGGCAAGCGCCTGTTCGAGTGCGCCGATATCTTTCTCGACAACCTCGCTCCGCTGGGCGACGGACACATGCAGGTCGAGGGCTACGACGTCCCCCTGTTCCCGCTCTCGGGGATCAATGCAGCGATGATAATGTGGATGATCGCCGCAGGCGTCGTGGAGAAGATGAACGCCAAAGGTGCTCAGCCCCAGATCTGGAAGAGCGCGAACATCGACGGCGGCTCTGAGCGGAACCGGCAGGTTGAGACCGAGATTGTGGACAGGGTGGGGTATTGA
- a CDS encoding SIS domain-containing protein gives MATLAYIRAVEEGLERIRETQQEAIYRAAEMVAEAIVDGRQVFSFGASHSFMLTEEMVYRTGGLMLINPITPHGMNLSVRPLTMTSQLERLEGLGEVLLRNSPAREGDVLILASTSGRNAVVLDMAIAAREMGVKTIGITAMDYSRNVTSRHSSGKRLFELADLIIDNCSPLGDAAVEFEGFAQKSGPLSSVLGLTVVNCIVCEVIEQLLAKGVTPPVFISANVEGGDEHNAKVLAENAGRIHYM, from the coding sequence ATGGCTACGCTTGCGTATATCAGGGCCGTTGAGGAGGGCCTCGAGCGAATCCGTGAGACCCAGCAGGAGGCAATCTACCGGGCGGCGGAGATGGTGGCTGAAGCCATTGTCGACGGCCGGCAGGTCTTCAGTTTCGGCGCATCCCATTCCTTCATGCTGACCGAAGAGATGGTATACCGTACCGGCGGGCTGATGCTCATCAATCCGATCACGCCTCACGGGATGAACCTCTCGGTACGCCCGCTGACCATGACCTCCCAGCTTGAGCGGCTGGAGGGTCTGGGGGAAGTGCTCCTGCGCAACAGCCCGGCGCGGGAGGGAGATGTGCTCATCCTGGCCTCCACCTCAGGGCGGAATGCGGTGGTGCTGGACATGGCCATCGCGGCGCGGGAGATGGGTGTGAAGACCATCGGCATCACGGCCATGGACTACTCGCGGAACGTCACCAGCCGGCACTCCAGCGGCAAGCGCCTGTTTGAGTTGGCCGACCTGATTATCGACAACTGCTCGCCCCTGGGCGATGCGGCGGTGGAGTTCGAAGGGTTCGCTCAGAAATCGGGACCGCTCTCCAGCGTGCTGGGGCTGACTGTGGTCAATTGCATTGTGTGCGAGGTCATCGAGCAGCTTCTGGCGAAAGGAGTCACGCCGCCGGTCTTCATCAGCGCCAATGTGGAGGGCGGCGACGAGCACAACGCGAAGGTACTGGCCGAGAATGCGGGAAGGATCCACTACATGTAG